The proteins below are encoded in one region of Paracoccus methylovorus:
- a CDS encoding ABC transporter permease has protein sequence MFRLEPRASAPLIWQVVTPILAVLATMIVGGGLFAVMGFDPVAAIRTIFWDPLFGPAASYSRPQLLVKAGPLILIASGLALGFRAGIWNIGAEGQYIIGAICGAAVALAAYPMDAFWIFPAMILAGAAGGWAWGMVPALLRNWFGASEILVSLMLVYVAQRIAAWMAFGPMKNPEGFNFPGSRNLQQYEPASNPELFANSGLHWGGVAAILALAAIWFIMSRHVLGFHIRTAGAAPRAARFAGVRPERLVAFCLGVSGALAGLAGLFEVAGPAGQITESFGSGYGFTAIIVAFLGRLHPLGILLAGLLLALTYIGGELAQMMLNLPAATVQVFQGMLLFFLLGFDVLTRYRIRRRT, from the coding sequence ATGTTCCGGCTTGAACCCCGCGCCTCGGCACCGCTGATCTGGCAGGTGGTCACACCGATCCTCGCCGTCCTTGCCACCATGATCGTCGGCGGCGGGCTTTTCGCCGTCATGGGCTTCGACCCGGTAGCCGCGATCCGCACCATCTTCTGGGACCCGCTTTTCGGACCCGCCGCCAGCTATTCCCGGCCGCAACTGCTAGTCAAGGCCGGCCCGCTGATCCTGATCGCCTCGGGTCTGGCGCTGGGCTTCCGGGCGGGCATCTGGAACATCGGTGCCGAAGGGCAGTACATCATCGGCGCGATCTGCGGTGCGGCGGTCGCGCTGGCCGCCTATCCCATGGACGCCTTCTGGATATTCCCGGCGATGATCCTTGCCGGCGCGGCGGGCGGCTGGGCATGGGGCATGGTCCCCGCGCTGCTGCGCAACTGGTTCGGGGCCTCGGAAATCCTCGTCTCGCTGATGCTGGTCTATGTCGCGCAGCGCATCGCCGCATGGATGGCCTTTGGCCCGATGAAGAACCCCGAGGGCTTCAATTTTCCCGGTTCGCGCAATCTTCAACAATACGAGCCCGCGTCGAACCCGGAACTTTTCGCCAATTCCGGCCTGCATTGGGGCGGCGTCGCCGCAATTCTGGCGCTGGCGGCGATCTGGTTCATCATGTCGCGGCATGTGCTGGGCTTTCACATCCGCACCGCTGGCGCAGCGCCCCGCGCCGCCCGCTTTGCCGGGGTCCGCCCGGAAAGGCTGGTGGCGTTCTGTCTTGGCGTCTCGGGCGCTTTGGCGGGGCTTGCGGGTCTGTTCGAGGTCGCAGGCCCGGCCGGCCAGATCACCGAAAGCTTTGGTTCCGGTTATGGCTTCACGGCGATCATCGTCGCCTTCCTCGGGCGGCTGCATCCGCTGGGCATCCTGCTGGCGGGGCTGTTGCTGGCGCTGACCTATATCGGAGGCGAGCTGGCGCAGATGATGCTGAACCTGCCGGCCGCGACGGTCCAGGTATTTCAAGGGATGCTGCTGTTCTTTCTGCTCGGCTTTGACGTGCTGACCCGCTATCGCATCCGGAGGCGCACATGA
- a CDS encoding ABC transporter ATP-binding protein — protein MTNVFRAEGLGKTYPGVRANDDISFAVEAGEIHALLGENGAGKSTLVKTIYGLVRPDEGRMFLLGAPHEPQDPRAARAAGVAMVFQHFSLFDAMTVAENVALGMENPPPRAELSRRIAELSQGYGLPLNPARRIATLSAGERQRVEILRCLLQNPRLLIMDEPTSVLTPQEAEILFATLRQLAKGGTSILYISHKLEEIRSHCDRATILRQGKVVGTVHPNAHSARELAAMMVGAEMRVVDRSGRKPGVPVLEIRDLSTPPGGESVALKNIALTLRRGEILGIGGVAGNGQEELLSALSGETMTAPGTIALEGLDLSGLGPEARRKAGLLAAPEDRLGHAAVPEFSLAENTLLTAGARQGLVRSGLIDRRAATAFAQQVIKAFDVRTPGPDTTAGALSGGNLQKFVIGREVLGRPHVLVVNQPTWGVDAGAAAAIRQALLDLAAQGAGLIVISQDLDELLELSDRFCALNEGRLSSPRPTEGLTVEEIGLMLGGAHGMEVAHVPA, from the coding sequence GTGACCAATGTTTTCCGGGCCGAGGGCCTGGGCAAGACCTATCCCGGCGTGCGCGCCAACGACGACATCTCTTTCGCGGTCGAGGCCGGCGAAATCCATGCCCTGTTGGGCGAGAACGGCGCGGGCAAGTCAACGCTCGTCAAGACGATCTACGGTCTGGTGCGGCCGGACGAAGGGCGGATGTTCCTGCTGGGCGCCCCGCACGAGCCACAGGACCCGCGTGCGGCCCGGGCGGCCGGTGTGGCCATGGTGTTCCAGCATTTCTCGCTTTTCGATGCGATGACGGTTGCGGAAAACGTCGCGCTGGGAATGGAGAATCCGCCGCCGCGCGCCGAACTGTCGCGCCGAATCGCCGAACTGTCCCAAGGTTATGGCCTGCCCCTGAACCCAGCCCGCCGCATCGCCACGCTTTCGGCAGGCGAGCGGCAGCGGGTCGAGATCCTGCGCTGCCTGCTGCAAAACCCCCGGTTGCTCATCATGGATGAGCCAACCTCGGTACTGACCCCGCAAGAGGCCGAGATCCTGTTCGCCACCCTGCGCCAACTGGCCAAGGGTGGCACGTCGATTCTGTATATCAGCCACAAGCTTGAGGAAATCCGCAGCCATTGCGACCGCGCCACCATCCTGCGTCAGGGCAAGGTTGTCGGCACGGTGCATCCCAACGCCCATTCCGCCCGTGAACTGGCGGCGATGATGGTAGGGGCCGAGATGCGGGTGGTGGATCGTTCGGGCCGTAAGCCGGGCGTCCCGGTGTTGGAGATCCGCGACCTTTCGACCCCACCGGGCGGCGAAAGCGTGGCGCTGAAGAACATCGCGCTGACGCTGCGCAGGGGCGAGATCCTCGGCATCGGCGGCGTCGCCGGAAACGGGCAGGAGGAATTGCTTTCCGCACTCTCGGGCGAGACGATGACAGCCCCCGGCACCATCGCACTGGAGGGCCTCGACCTGTCCGGGCTTGGTCCCGAGGCACGGCGCAAGGCCGGGCTTCTGGCCGCGCCCGAGGATCGGCTGGGTCACGCCGCCGTGCCTGAATTCAGCCTGGCGGAAAACACGCTGCTGACCGCCGGCGCACGTCAGGGTCTGGTCCGCAGCGGCCTGATCGACCGCCGCGCGGCGACCGCTTTCGCGCAGCAGGTGATCAAGGCCTTCGACGTGCGCACTCCCGGCCCGGATACGACTGCCGGCGCGTTGTCGGGCGGGAACCTGCAAAAATTCGTCATCGGCCGCGAGGTGCTGGGCCGGCCGCATGTGCTGGTGGTGAACCAGCCGACCTGGGGCGTCGATGCCGGCGCTGCGGCGGCGATCCGGCAGGCGTTGCTGGACCTTGCCGCGCAGGGAGCGGGGCTGATCGTCATCAGTCAGGACCTCGACGAACTGCTGGAACTGTCGGATCGGTTCTGCGCCCTGAACGAAGGGCGGCTTTCCAGCCCCCGCCCGACCGAGGGGCTGACGGTGGAAGAGATCGGACTGATGCTGGGCGGCGCGCATGGCATGGAGGTGGCGCATGTTCCGGCTTGA
- the dnaE gene encoding DNA polymerase III subunit alpha, with amino-acid sequence MLEKSPRFIHLRTHSEHSLLEGAVPVKKLADLAAQNGMPAVALTDSNALFAALEFSVKAQDTGVQPIVGCQVTLQADATGPVVLLAQNEAGWLNLMELSTCLYLRDDHALPHVTPEELEAHAEGLICLTGGAGGPIGQLVLQGRTTEARDLTQRLAAAFPTRLYVELQRHHDAEGQPVPDEAGSEGGMIDIAYALELPLVATNDVYFPKPDLYDAHDALICISERAYVDQTAPRRRLTPQHYFKSAAEMATLFADLPEAVENTVEIARRCAFAVSKRKPILPRFADDEIEELRRQAWDGLRTRLAVIPHSTTVEAYEERLRFELGIIEQMGFPGYFLIVADFIKWAKEHGIPVGPGRGSGAGSLVAYALTITDLDPMRYSLLFERFLNPERVSMPDFDIDFCMDRREEVIQYVQEKYGRDKVGQIITFGALLSKAAVRDVGRVLQLPFGQVDRLSKMIPVEGVKPVSVIKALTDEPRLREAAKEEVVGRLLDYAAKIEGLLRNASTHAAGVVIGDRPLDRLVPLYRDPASDMPATQYNMKWVEQAGLVKFDFLGLKTLTVIQNAVDLINAGGRPLHVTADGKQLYEPASGAENQINAIPLDDKASYELFASARTVAVFQVESSGMMDALRRMKPTCIEDIVALVALYRPGPMENIPTYCEVKNGLRPLESIHPSIDDILAETQGIIVYQEQVMQIAQVMGGYSLGGADLLRRAMGKKIAEEMAKERPKFVEGCKAQGIDAKKAGEVFDLLEKFANYGFNKSHAAAYAVVSYQTAWLKANHPVEFMAAVMNCDIHLTDKLAVYKREADRMGIETVPPCVNRSDASFSVRDGKVLYALGALKGVGIEAMKLIVQARGERPFVDMHDFARRVDMRRVGKRPLEMLARAGAFDMLDSNRARVLKALDGLVAWSAAVQEAAASSQTSLFGGGEDLPPPRPVAAPVWMPTEKLAEEHAAVGFYLSGHPLDDYQPALRRKGVQTLAEVTLAAQEGALVAQLAGTVSQRQEKKSARGTRFAFVGLSDPTGLYEVTVFSDTLDAHRQHLEPGENVVLQVQVEPSGDQVKLLARSVMPLDQAVADAGANRLAVEIAGLDAVPAIAEALARIQSEFNAPARARGPIALRLKDGADLVDIEITEDAPLTTPARQALRVIPGVLEVLEE; translated from the coding sequence ATGCTGGAAAAATCCCCCCGATTCATTCATCTGCGCACACATTCTGAACATTCGTTGCTGGAAGGCGCGGTGCCCGTCAAGAAACTTGCTGATCTTGCGGCACAAAACGGCATGCCTGCCGTGGCGCTGACAGACAGCAACGCGCTGTTCGCAGCGTTGGAGTTCTCGGTCAAGGCGCAGGACACAGGCGTTCAGCCGATTGTCGGCTGCCAGGTGACGTTGCAGGCCGACGCGACGGGTCCCGTGGTGCTGCTGGCCCAGAACGAGGCTGGCTGGCTGAACCTGATGGAGCTTTCGACCTGTCTTTATCTTCGCGACGATCATGCCTTGCCGCATGTGACGCCCGAGGAGTTGGAGGCCCATGCCGAAGGGTTGATCTGCCTGACCGGCGGCGCTGGCGGCCCGATCGGCCAATTGGTGCTGCAAGGTCGAACCACCGAGGCGCGCGATCTGACGCAAAGATTGGCGGCGGCTTTTCCGACCCGGCTTTACGTCGAACTACAGCGCCATCACGACGCCGAGGGTCAGCCCGTCCCGGATGAGGCGGGCTCGGAAGGCGGCATGATCGACATCGCCTATGCGCTGGAGCTGCCGCTGGTAGCGACCAATGACGTCTACTTCCCGAAACCGGACCTTTACGACGCGCATGACGCGCTGATCTGCATTTCCGAACGCGCCTATGTCGATCAGACCGCGCCGCGCCGCCGGCTGACGCCGCAGCATTACTTCAAATCCGCCGCCGAAATGGCGACGCTGTTCGCCGACCTGCCCGAGGCGGTCGAGAACACCGTCGAAATCGCTCGCCGCTGTGCCTTTGCCGTCAGCAAGCGCAAGCCGATCCTGCCACGCTTTGCCGATGACGAGATCGAGGAGTTGCGCCGGCAAGCCTGGGACGGCCTGCGGACGCGGTTGGCGGTGATCCCGCATTCGACCACGGTCGAGGCGTATGAAGAGCGGCTGCGCTTTGAACTGGGCATCATTGAGCAGATGGGTTTTCCCGGCTATTTCCTGATCGTGGCCGATTTCATCAAATGGGCCAAGGAACACGGCATCCCCGTCGGGCCGGGCCGGGGTTCGGGCGCCGGCTCTCTGGTTGCTTATGCACTGACGATTACCGACCTTGACCCAATGCGTTACAGCCTGCTCTTCGAGCGGTTTCTAAACCCGGAACGGGTCTCGATGCCGGACTTTGACATCGATTTCTGCATGGATCGCCGTGAAGAGGTGATCCAATACGTGCAAGAGAAATATGGCCGCGACAAGGTGGGCCAGATCATCACCTTCGGTGCGCTGCTGTCCAAGGCGGCGGTGCGCGACGTGGGCCGCGTGCTGCAACTACCCTTTGGTCAGGTGGACCGGCTGTCCAAGATGATCCCTGTCGAAGGGGTAAAGCCGGTCAGCGTCATCAAGGCGCTGACGGATGAGCCGCGCCTGCGCGAAGCCGCCAAGGAAGAGGTGGTCGGTCGCCTGCTGGATTATGCCGCAAAGATCGAAGGGTTGCTGCGCAACGCCTCGACCCACGCCGCGGGTGTGGTGATCGGCGACCGGCCGTTGGACCGGCTGGTTCCGCTTTACCGCGATCCGGCGTCGGACATGCCGGCAACGCAGTACAACATGAAATGGGTCGAGCAGGCGGGTCTGGTCAAGTTCGACTTCCTCGGCCTCAAGACTCTGACGGTCATCCAGAACGCGGTCGATCTGATCAACGCGGGCGGTCGCCCTTTGCATGTCACCGCCGACGGAAAGCAGCTTTATGAGCCGGCCAGCGGAGCGGAAAACCAGATCAACGCCATCCCGCTGGACGACAAGGCAAGCTACGAGCTGTTCGCCAGCGCCCGGACGGTAGCGGTGTTCCAGGTTGAAAGCTCGGGCATGATGGACGCGCTGCGACGCATGAAGCCCACCTGCATCGAGGATATCGTCGCGCTTGTCGCGCTCTATCGCCCGGGCCCGATGGAAAACATCCCCACCTATTGCGAGGTGAAGAACGGCCTGCGACCCCTTGAATCCATTCACCCTTCTATTGACGATATTCTGGCTGAAACCCAGGGCATCATCGTCTATCAGGAACAGGTGATGCAGATCGCTCAGGTCATGGGGGGCTATTCTCTGGGCGGCGCCGACCTACTGCGCCGCGCCATGGGCAAGAAGATCGCCGAAGAAATGGCCAAAGAACGACCAAAGTTCGTCGAGGGGTGCAAAGCACAGGGAATCGACGCGAAGAAGGCCGGGGAAGTATTTGACCTTCTAGAGAAATTCGCAAATTATGGCTTCAACAAGTCGCATGCGGCAGCCTATGCGGTGGTCAGCTACCAGACCGCCTGGCTGAAGGCGAACCATCCGGTCGAATTCATGGCTGCGGTGATGAACTGCGATATCCATCTGACCGACAAGCTTGCTGTTTACAAACGCGAAGCCGACCGGATGGGGATCGAGACGGTGCCGCCCTGCGTGAACCGGTCCGATGCGAGTTTCAGCGTGCGGGACGGCAAGGTTCTCTATGCACTGGGTGCGCTGAAGGGCGTCGGTATCGAGGCGATGAAGCTGATTGTCCAGGCACGTGGCGAACGCCCCTTTGTCGATATGCACGACTTTGCCCGTCGCGTTGATATGCGGCGCGTGGGCAAGCGCCCGCTTGAAATGCTGGCCCGCGCCGGCGCCTTCGACATGCTGGATTCAAACCGGGCGAGGGTATTGAAGGCGCTGGATGGGTTGGTGGCTTGGTCGGCGGCGGTGCAGGAAGCCGCGGCCTCCAGCCAGACCTCGCTTTTCGGAGGGGGGGAGGATTTGCCCCCGCCGCGCCCGGTCGCAGCGCCTGTCTGGATGCCCACGGAAAAGCTGGCTGAGGAACATGCCGCGGTGGGGTTCTATCTCTCTGGTCATCCGCTGGATGATTATCAGCCGGCGCTTCGCCGCAAAGGGGTGCAGACCTTGGCCGAGGTGACGCTGGCAGCTCAGGAAGGTGCGCTGGTGGCGCAGCTTGCGGGCACGGTGTCGCAACGGCAGGAGAAGAAATCGGCGCGCGGGACCCGTTTCGCCTTTGTCGGTCTTTCCGATCCGACCGGGCTTTACGAGGTCACGGTGTTCTCGGACACGCTGGACGCGCATCGCCAGCATCTGGAACCGGGCGAAAACGTGGTATTGCAGGTGCAGGTGGAACCGTCTGGCGATCAGGTCAAGCTGCTTGCGCGTTCGGTGATGCCGCTGGATCAGGCGGTGGCCGATGCCGGCGCGAACCGTCTGGCGGTCGAGATCGCGGGGCTGGATGCCGTGCCCGCCATCGCCGAGGCGCTGGCGCGTATCCAGTCCGAATTCAACGCGCCTGCCCGTGCCCGCGGACCCATCGCGTTGCGGCTCAAGGATGGTGCGGATCTGGTGGATATCGAGATTACCGAAGATGCGCCGCTGACTACACCGGCCCGCCAGGCCTTGCGCGTCATACCCGGCGTGCTGGAGGTGCTGGAGGAGTGA